The following is a genomic window from Clostridium fungisolvens.
TATATAAGATGAATATAATTATTAAGGCAATAAAATGGGCAATTGTGGATATGTATAAATTTTAAACTTAATTTATATTTAAGACTTCTATTTCCTAAGAAATATATAAGGGGGACATTATAAATGAAGATTGACATAATTTCAGGCTTCTTAGGGTCAGGTAAGACTACATTGATAAAAAAACTCATTAGCGAACAATTATATAAGGAAAGAGTAGTAGTTATAGAAAATGAATATGGTGAAGTAGGTATAGATGGTTCTTTACTCTGTGAAAATGATATAAAAGTAAAAGAACTTATATCTGGTTGTATATGCTGTAGTATAGCTAATGATTTTGTTGAAAGTATTGATGACATATTAAAAGAGTATAATCCAGATAGATTAATCATAGAGCCATCAGGTGTAGCAAAGCTATCAAAAGTAGTATCACTTGTTAGAACACGTGGGACTATAGGAAATAAGAAAATTAATATCCAAGCTGTGGTGGTTGATATAAAAAATTTTGATATGTATATAACAAATTTTGGAGAGTTTTATACAAATCAGATAGTTAATGCTAGGACTGTAATACTCAGTAGAACTCAAAATACAAGTGATCAGGAACTTACTCATGTAGTTATGGCCATCAGAAAGATAAATCCAAGATGTTCTATAATAACAACACCGTGGGATAGATTGTCTTCTCAAAGAATACTAACCGTTTGCGAACAAAGACTAGAAGATTTAATGAGAGACTCTAATCAAGCAAGAAAAACTTTAAACGTTACGCATGTTATAAGAGATTCTAGAATAACTACCAATAGTGCTGCAAAGGATGTATTTGAAGTCTGGTCTAAAGAAATTACAGATAGGTTTAGTATTGAGCAGATCAAGATTATATTAGATAAATTAAAAGATGAGAGGGTGGTTGGACTTATTATACGGGCTAAAGGAATTATTGAATTAGATGATGATAAGTGGATTCAATTTGATTACATTCATGACTATATAAATATAAATTATATAAAAGCTAAAGATTCAAGACGAGTTTCTGTAATAGGAATTGATTTGAATATACCAATGATAGAAGAACTATTTTCTTCTCATTTATAAATTTGATTGCTCTAGGAGGGAATAATGCTAAAGAAAATTGAAGTAGAACTTATTACTGGTTTTTTGAGTGCTGGAAAAACGTCGTTTCTCCAGTCATTTATAGATATATCAAAGAAAGAAGGGTCTGAAACACTAATAATACAATGTGAGAATGGCAGAGCTCAGCTGTCTGAACAATTCTTAAACAAGAAAAAGCTTGTACTAAGGAAGTATAAAAACAATCAAGATTTAGATTATAAAAGTTTTTTAAATAATATAAACTTTCATGATCCTAAAAGGATTGTAATTGAATGCAATGGAGTCTGTAATCTAGATGAGTTTCTAATCTTCTTAAATTCGGATAATTTAAGAAAAAGAATAAAAGTTACAGGAATAATTACAGTAGTTGATTGCGTCACAATGAATATGTTTTTAAAGAATATGCCATCTATGATCCTTCCAAATCTTAGAGCTGCTGATTTAATAGTATTAAATAATTGTGATTCTGTAGGGCTAAAGAAAGCGGAAGAAATGGAACAAACATTAAAAGATATTAACCTTCATGCACATATATTAAGATGTCATAGTTCCATCAATCTTGATGAAGATGTAAGAAATTGTGCTATAATTAAAAAATTTATTTAAAGAGGATTAAAATGAATAATGTTATTGGAATAGTTCAATATTTTTCACTTATTTTTGCTAGCATATTTTTAGAGGCATTGCCATTCATAATAATTGGTGCACTAGTATCTGCCTTTATCCAAACATTCTTAGATGAGCAGCTTATAAAAAAAGTTATACCTAAGAATAAAATATTAGGTGGAATAATAGCTGCTTTGGTAGGAATGATTTTTCCGGTATGTGAATGTGCGACGGTACCAATTGGGAGAGGATTAATAAAGAAAGGAGTGCCTCTAAATGTTGCTGTAACATATATGCTTGCAACTCCTATAATAAATCCTGTTGTTTTGATGTCTACTTATTATGCCTTTAATGGAAGTATAAAAGTATTACTTTATAGAGCTGGATTTGGGCTCATAATAGCAATTACAGTTGGATATATAATAGATATATTAAATGGAGATTCAAATGTTCTATCTGAAAGAGGGGTCTTTGTAGAAGATAAATGCAATTGTGGATGTAGTGGATATCAAAGTAATAAATCGAAATTGTTAACTATTTTGAACCATTCATCCAAGGAATTATACGATATAGGA
Proteins encoded in this region:
- a CDS encoding CobW family GTP-binding protein, whose amino-acid sequence is MKIDIISGFLGSGKTTLIKKLISEQLYKERVVVIENEYGEVGIDGSLLCENDIKVKELISGCICCSIANDFVESIDDILKEYNPDRLIIEPSGVAKLSKVVSLVRTRGTIGNKKINIQAVVVDIKNFDMYITNFGEFYTNQIVNARTVILSRTQNTSDQELTHVVMAIRKINPRCSIITTPWDRLSSQRILTVCEQRLEDLMRDSNQARKTLNVTHVIRDSRITTNSAAKDVFEVWSKEITDRFSIEQIKIILDKLKDERVVGLIIRAKGIIELDDDKWIQFDYIHDYININYIKAKDSRRVSVIGIDLNIPMIEELFSSHL
- a CDS encoding permease, giving the protein MNNVIGIVQYFSLIFASIFLEALPFIIIGALVSAFIQTFLDEQLIKKVIPKNKILGGIIAALVGMIFPVCECATVPIGRGLIKKGVPLNVAVTYMLATPIINPVVLMSTYYAFNGSIKVLLYRAGFGLIIAITVGYIIDILNGDSNVLSERGVFVEDKCNCGCSGYQSNKSKLLTILNHSSKELYDIGKYFIIGAALAALCQVLIPRDKLTMVGQNIPISIIVMMLFAFLSSLCSEADAFVASTFLGSFSLGAVMSFLILGPMIDLKNTVMLFSTFKKSFVFKLLFCIFSLCFIAACLIY
- a CDS encoding GTP-binding protein; the protein is MLKKIEVELITGFLSAGKTSFLQSFIDISKKEGSETLIIQCENGRAQLSEQFLNKKKLVLRKYKNNQDLDYKSFLNNINFHDPKRIVIECNGVCNLDEFLIFLNSDNLRKRIKVTGIITVVDCVTMNMFLKNMPSMILPNLRAADLIVLNNCDSVGLKKAEEMEQTLKDINLHAHILRCHSSINLDEDVRNCAIIKKFI